A single genomic interval of Celeribacter indicus harbors:
- a CDS encoding FAD-dependent oxidoreductase, giving the protein MSEDLDLETDVLVIGGGPAGTWAALSARRAGARVTLVDKGYCGSSGVAAASTIGHWWVSPEEREQAMADKNADSCDLAERSWMARVLAETWAAWPEFAATRGYVGDPAYRGGRGGQIVLQGPVYLKEMRRLNHRAGVTILDHAPALALLTDASGRCAGAEGVLRQKEARWRIRAGAVVLAAGGCAFKSGCLGGNVNTGDAALMAFEAGARLSGMEFSNYYGIVPKGGSVDKNGYLLQSSFFDAHGREVHRGWSSQYGVMGTGAADHFAEGPVYCQFTQVPADRRPLLRAGQPNLFIQFDRLGIDPFTQKFEVEPMFEGSVRGTGGILVETETCATAVPGLWVAGDAASREMLVGASSGAGSVNAAWTLSSGRWAGRAAADWARARGPAGPAPANGASGSAGLEPAKAAALLSALQAEVLPLHRNGFRDAAGLRRTLSAVSGLRDELMTRPAAPRARQALAWREFQAMLLFAGQGATAALLRNESRGVHRRTDLEAADLPDWRKRLVLHSAEERPRPLDFEGFRREAA; this is encoded by the coding sequence ATGTCTGAAGATCTCGATCTCGAAACCGATGTGCTGGTGATCGGGGGCGGTCCGGCGGGGACATGGGCCGCGCTGTCGGCCCGGCGGGCGGGGGCGCGCGTGACGCTGGTCGACAAGGGGTATTGCGGGAGTTCTGGCGTTGCCGCCGCCTCCACGATCGGCCACTGGTGGGTGTCGCCGGAGGAGCGCGAACAGGCGATGGCCGACAAGAATGCCGACAGCTGCGATCTGGCGGAGCGGTCGTGGATGGCGCGTGTGCTGGCCGAGACCTGGGCGGCCTGGCCGGAATTCGCCGCGACCCGCGGCTATGTCGGGGATCCGGCCTATCGCGGCGGACGCGGCGGCCAGATCGTCTTGCAGGGGCCGGTCTATCTGAAGGAGATGCGTCGTCTGAACCACCGCGCGGGTGTGACGATCCTCGACCATGCGCCGGCCCTGGCGTTGCTGACCGATGCGTCGGGCCGGTGCGCGGGCGCCGAGGGGGTGCTGCGGCAGAAGGAGGCGCGCTGGCGCATCCGCGCCGGGGCCGTGGTGCTGGCCGCCGGCGGCTGTGCGTTCAAGAGCGGCTGCCTCGGCGGCAACGTGAACACCGGCGATGCCGCCCTGATGGCCTTCGAGGCGGGCGCGCGCCTGTCCGGGATGGAATTCTCCAACTATTACGGCATCGTGCCCAAGGGGGGATCGGTCGACAAGAACGGCTATCTCCTGCAATCGAGCTTCTTCGACGCCCATGGGCGCGAAGTGCATCGGGGCTGGTCGTCGCAATATGGCGTGATGGGAACCGGCGCGGCGGATCATTTCGCGGAGGGGCCGGTCTATTGCCAGTTCACACAGGTGCCTGCCGACCGGCGGCCCTTGCTGCGGGCCGGACAGCCGAACCTGTTCATCCAGTTCGACCGGCTGGGGATCGACCCGTTCACGCAGAAATTCGAGGTCGAACCGATGTTCGAGGGCTCGGTGCGCGGGACGGGCGGCATCCTTGTCGAGACCGAGACCTGCGCGACCGCGGTGCCCGGACTTTGGGTCGCGGGCGACGCCGCCTCGCGCGAGATGCTGGTCGGGGCGTCCTCCGGGGCGGGATCTGTCAATGCCGCCTGGACGCTGTCCTCCGGTCGTTGGGCCGGGCGCGCGGCGGCGGACTGGGCGCGGGCGAGGGGCCCGGCGGGTCCTGCGCCGGCGAACGGGGCGTCCGGTTCCGCGGGCCTGGAGCCGGCGAAGGCCGCGGCCCTGCTCTCTGCCTTGCAGGCGGAGGTTCTGCCGCTTCATCGCAACGGCTTCCGGGATGCGGCCGGCCTCCGGCGCACGCTGTCGGCGGTTTCGGGGCTGAGGGACGAGCTGATGACTCGCCCCGCCGCACCGCGTGCAAGGCAGGCCCTCGCCTGGCGCGAATTCCAGGCGATGCTTCTGTTCGCCGGGCAGGGAGCCACCGCGG
- a CDS encoding 4Fe-4S dicluster domain-containing protein: MIELVSASRCVTCDLCIAVCPMNVFDRAEDGLPVIARQEDCQTCYLCEAHCPTDALYVAAERTPLSDRLRPREAELAGTDLMGSYRARLGWGRGLRPPGTLNAAVELSHAPAAAAGVAPPRQPAPAAFHEECPDV; encoded by the coding sequence ATGATCGAACTCGTCTCCGCCAGCCGCTGCGTGACCTGCGATCTCTGTATCGCGGTCTGTCCGATGAACGTGTTCGACCGGGCGGAGGACGGTCTGCCCGTCATCGCCCGCCAGGAGGATTGCCAGACCTGCTATCTCTGCGAGGCGCATTGTCCCACCGACGCGCTCTACGTCGCGGCGGAGCGGACGCCGCTTTCCGACAGGCTCCGGCCGCGCGAGGCGGAGCTTGCCGGGACCGACCTGATGGGCAGTTATCGCGCCCGGCTGGGATGGGGCAGGGGCCTGCGCCCTCCCGGCACCCTGAACGCGGCGGTCGAGTTGTCGCATGCGCCGGCGGCGGCAGCCGGAGTGGCGCCTCCGCGCCAGCCTGCGCCGGCCGCTTTCCATGAGGAGTGTCCCGATGTCTGA